A genomic stretch from Ovis canadensis isolate MfBH-ARS-UI-01 breed Bighorn chromosome 5, ARS-UI_OviCan_v2, whole genome shotgun sequence includes:
- the LOC138441796 gene encoding olfactory receptor 2M3-like: protein MAWENHTLNSNFILLGIFDHSPTHIFLFSLVLGIFTVAFMGNTIMVLLIYLDTQLHTPMYLLLSQLSLMDLMLICTTVPKMTFNYLSGKKSISLAGCGTQIFLYVSLLGSECFLLAAMAYDRYVAICHPLRYSVLMSHKICCLVTVSSWVVGSFDGIIVITVALSFPYCGSREIPHFFCDVPALLTLSCTNTLLFERLMFICCVIMLLFPVAVIIASYVHVIMAVIRMGSGEGRRKAFATCSSHLMVVGMYYGAAMFIYMRPVSDRSPTQDKMVSAFYTILTPMLNPLIYSLRNKEVARAFMKVLGRGKSGE, encoded by the coding sequence ATGGCATGGGAGAATCATACTTTAAACTCTAACTTCATCTTGCTGGGAATCTTTGATCACAGTCCCACCCacatcttcctcttctctctggtCTTGGGCATCTTCACAGTGGCCTTCATGGGAAACACTATCATGGTTCTTCTCATCTACCTGGATACTCAGCTCCACACTCCCATGTACTTGCTCCTCAGTCAGCTATCCCTCATGGACCTCATGCTTATTTGTACCACTGTACCCAAGATGACTTTCAACTATTTGTCTGGAAAGAAGTCCATCTCTCTGGCTGGGTGTGGAACCCAGATATTCTTATATGTGTCCCTGCTTGGATCTGAATGCTTCCTGTTGGCTGCAATGGCCTATGATCGGTATGTTGCCATCTGCCACCCATTACGATACTCAGTTCTCATGAGCCACAAGATCTGTTGTCTCGTGACTGTTTCTTCTTGGGTTGTTGGTTCTTTTGATGGCATAATTGTTATTACAGTTGCATTGTCCTTCCCATATTGTGGTTCCCGGGAAATACCCCACTTTTTCTGTGATGTCCCTGCCCTTCTCACTCTCTCATGCACTAACACATTGCTATTTGAAAGGTTAATGTTTATTTGCTGTGTAATTATGCTTCTTTTCCCTGTAGCAGTCATTATTGCTTCCTATGTCCATGTTATTATGGCTGTCATTCGCATGGGATCTGGAGAGGGTCGCCGCAAAGCTTTTGCGACCTGTTCTTCCCACCTCATGGTGGTGGGAATGTATTATGGAGCTGCCATGTTCATATATATGCGGCCTGTGTCTGACCGATCCCCTACCCAGGACAAGATGGTATCAGCCTTCTACACCATCCTCACTCCCATGCTGAATCCCCTCATCTACAGCCTCCGAAACAAGGAAGTGGCCAGAGCATTCATGAAGGTGTTAGGGAGGGGCAAGTCTGGAGAATAA